From Candidatus Obscuribacterales bacterium:
CCACCGCCATGGTGGGCGGGTTTGGGCAGAGGGGCAGGTTGAGCAAGGCGCAACCATTTATTTCACATTACCCTTCACACCCATCACCACCGGGGGTAATAGGTCATGACATCTCTCCGCGCTATTCTTCTGGTTGAAGACAATCCCGATGATGAGCGATTGACGATTCGGGCCCTGCGGCGCAGCAATATTACCAACGAGATCGTCGTAGCCCACAATGGTGAAGAAGCCATACAGCTACTAGCTACTATCGAGCCATTACCCTGTGTGGTGCTTCTTGATCTGAAATTACCTAAGATCGATGGGCTAGAGGTGCTGCGACAGATTCGAGGCAGCGATCGCACCCGTCTTTTAGCCGTGGTGGTGCTCACGTCATCT
This genomic window contains:
- a CDS encoding response regulator, producing the protein MTSLRAILLVEDNPDDERLTIRALRRSNITNEIVVAHNGEEAIQLLATIEPLPCVVLLDLKLPKIDGLEVLRQIRGSDRTRLLAVVVLTSSSEDRDIVESYSLGANSYVRKPVEFDQFNEAVRQLGLYWALINEKLPGGL